In Candidatus Kaelpia imicola, the DNA window GATGGTGTATTTGAAGGAATAAGGGCATATAATGGTCTGGTCTTTAGATTGGATCAGCATTTAGATAGGCTCTATAGTTCTGCTCATACTATCATGCTTAAGATCTCTTTGACTAAAGAAGAGATGAAAGAGGCTCTTTTAGAAACATTGAGAGTCAACGATTTAAAAGATGCTTATATCAGGCTTATTATCTCTCGCGGCGAGGGGGACTTAGGTCTAGACCCGAGAAAATGCAAAAGTTCAACTATTGTTATGATTGCAGATAAGATTGCGCTCTATCCGCAGGAGTTCTATGAAAAAGGACTTGAGATTATCACAGTTCCTACAAGGAGGAACACCATTGAGACTGTCAATCCTCAGGTTAAATCTCTTAACTATCTTAACAATATCATGGCTAAGATAGAGGCTGTTCATTGCGGATATGAAGAGGCTATTATGTTAAATAACGAAGGCTATGTTGTAGAGTGCAGCGGAGACAATATCGTTATACTTTCTGAGTCTAAGCTCTATACCCCTTCTGACCATATCGGCGCTTTAAAAGGCATAACGCAGGCTGTAGTTGTAAAGTTAGCCGAAAAGATGGGTATCGGTATTGTGCGGGAAGTCTTCTCAAGGCACGATATCTATAATGCTCAGGAGTGTTTTTTAACAGGTACCGCTGCTGAGATTATCCCTGTAGTCAAGGTTGATGGCAGGGCTATCGGGTCTGGTAAGCCAGGAAAGGTCACGCTTCAGTTGATTCAAAGTTATAGAGATCTTACTAAGAGAGAAGGTATTTCAGCTTATTAATTGGAGGGTAAATTATCAATATGGTTTGTGATATTTGCGCTGAGAAAGAAGCCACGGTTCATTTAACCGAGATAATAAATGGCAAAGTTACAGAGCTGCACCTCTGTGAGGATTGTGCCAGGAAGAAAGGGACGCAGATGGAGCAGCATTTTGGGATCTCAGATCTCTTATCCGGACTTGCCGATTTAAGTTCCTCTTTAGAGGTAAAAGAGGACCCCGGTTTAAAGTGTGCTAATTGCGGGATGAGCTATAACGATTTTAAAAAATCAGGGCGTTTCGGCTGCAGTGAATGCTACGGGGCTTTTAAAAAATATATTCCCTCTCTACTTAAAAGAATACATGGTTCTACTAAATATGTTGGAGATATACCTAAGACTGGTGAATTTAAGGTTGTCAGAGACGAGCTGCAGCAGCTACGCAAAGAGCTGCAGTCGGCAATCGAAAAAGAAGAGTATGAGAGAGCGGCTGAAGTAAGGGATGAGATAAAAAAGTTAGAGAAGAAGAGAACAAAAAAAGATGAAAAA includes these proteins:
- a CDS encoding UvrB/UvrC motif-containing protein, with translation MVCDICAEKEATVHLTEIINGKVTELHLCEDCARKKGTQMEQHFGISDLLSGLADLSSSLEVKEDPGLKCANCGMSYNDFKKSGRFGCSECYGAFKKYIPSLLKRIHGSTKYVGDIPKTGEFKVVRDELQQLRKELQSAIEKEEYERAAEVRDEIKKLEKKRTKKDEK
- the ilvE gene encoding branched-chain-amino-acid transaminase translates to MKIYLNGDFVKKEDAKVSVFDHGYLYGDGVFEGIRAYNGLVFRLDQHLDRLYSSAHTIMLKISLTKEEMKEALLETLRVNDLKDAYIRLIISRGEGDLGLDPRKCKSSTIVMIADKIALYPQEFYEKGLEIITVPTRRNTIETVNPQVKSLNYLNNIMAKIEAVHCGYEEAIMLNNEGYVVECSGDNIVILSESKLYTPSDHIGALKGITQAVVVKLAEKMGIGIVREVFSRHDIYNAQECFLTGTAAEIIPVVKVDGRAIGSGKPGKVTLQLIQSYRDLTKREGISAY